Proteins encoded together in one Desulforegula conservatrix Mb1Pa window:
- a CDS encoding nitroreductase family protein, giving the protein MFMSLIRERRSIRKYDARPVEQEKIDLIIEAALRSPSSRSLNPWQFIVVTDPETLKKLAKSKEHGSEFIGGAPLGIAVIADPERCDVWIEDCSIASIFIQLAAHSLGLGSCWIQIRKRMRSENQASEAYVKNLLGIPENLVVESLIAIGYPLENKKGHAEKNLQMGKIHWNSFGGHK; this is encoded by the coding sequence ATGTTCATGTCTCTTATAAGGGAAAGAAGAAGTATCAGGAAATATGACGCAAGACCCGTAGAACAAGAAAAAATAGATCTCATCATAGAGGCGGCCTTAAGATCTCCCTCGTCAAGAAGCCTCAATCCCTGGCAGTTCATAGTTGTTACTGACCCTGAAACGCTGAAGAAACTTGCAAAATCCAAGGAACACGGAAGCGAGTTTATTGGAGGCGCTCCCCTTGGGATTGCTGTTATCGCAGATCCTGAAAGATGCGACGTATGGATTGAAGACTGCTCCATCGCCTCGATATTCATCCAGCTTGCGGCCCATTCCCTCGGACTTGGTTCATGCTGGATTCAGATAAGAAAAAGGATGCGATCAGAGAATCAAGCATCCGAGGCTTATGTAAAAAACCTCCTTGGAATCCCGGAAAACCTTGTAGTTGAATCCCTCATAGCCATTGGATATCCGCTTGAAAACAAAAAAGGGCATGCAGAAAAAAACCTTCAGATGGGAAAAATTCACTGGAATTCGTTTGGTGGACATAAATAA